Genomic window (Marmota flaviventris isolate mMarFla1 chromosome X, mMarFla1.hap1, whole genome shotgun sequence):
AGAGGACTAGTCTGCACTTTATGTgcccagcctctcaggaggctgcCGCTTTCAGGAGGATTAGAGACTAGAGACTGCATTTCTCCAGTTTGTGTCAAGACCATAAAGTAGTGTTGGCCTCAACTCCCATGTCTCCATGACCTCCCAGTTGGGAGGTCAGCCTAAACCCCATGCAATGCATAAAGATCATGGCAAGCACTTAGGCAGCTTGAGCACACATATGACCCAGACACATCCTGGAGGGGTGACCTATATTACTGAGATTCTCATCTGcctagaggaagaggaaggggccacaggccAGAACACTGTTCCCAAGTCTTGTCACCTTGACAACCCCACCCCACAGCTGCCAGCAGAGTTTTCACCCTCCCCTGGGATGCTGATCAGGTATTCTGATGACAAAAAACTACTGTGTAAAAATCCAAGACCATAGGTTTCCAGGGCAAGGGAGGGGAGTGAAAGGGtagcatgaaattttaaaagggcacCAAAGGATCCTTGTATGGATGGAGTTGTTTTGGACTGTAATGGTCATGTGATAAAATAATACAGAACTAAATATTCATAAAACCAGTAGACTGTATCAGTATCAACATCCTGGCTGTGACACTGAAGGGGTCCCACTGGAGTGGCTAGGCAAAGATCACATGGGATTGTTCTAGATTATTCCATACAACTGCATGGGAATTTATAATTACATCAATAAAAAtcccatttaaaaatgaagagaagtcTTAGTATAGAGCCCTAAGCCCCACTCTCTGCAGGCTATCCTTCCAGCAGCCTGCGCAGAGAGCTGACGTACCACAATGGCACATCCAAGTGCTCCTAAGAGTGGGCCTTCCCCTGTGCTGCTGTTTGTAATGGTCTTCTGTTAGACTTCTGTTGCCCCTAGAAGTTAAAAGGGTACCACTAGGACTCAGCAACTTGGCTTTCCTCATGGATTTCTAAGCACAGCTGAGCTGGATGCTATAGTAACTCACAGGAAAAGGGACTTTGGCAGGTTATAAAACCAGCCCTTCTCAGAGGCTCAGTGAGCACTCCATCTAGATGGGTAGTGGTTTCCGTGAAACTTGGTTTCCGAGAGCCACACAAGTCCCAGCCTGTGGGCACAGATGAGCAAGCACAAAGGGGGCAGCTGAGATAAGACCTGCCCCAGAAGATTCCAGGATTGGGGTAAGGGAGGCTGGTTGAGCCACTGCTGCGTGTGGAATCAGAAGCTCTGGTTCCCTTCTGCTCTTTGCTTGCTATACCCTCAGACATTAGAAGAAACATGCTTTCAGGCAATGGAACAAAGTCCTCACAGTCTCTAGAAATAGTTGTCAGTTTCCCCAGCATGCACGTACCTTGTGTGGATGCTGGAAGGAGACCTGGAAGCGCAAAACTCTCAGCATGAGGAGCTCACACTGCACAATACTGTCTCGGAGCTCCCAGAAGCGGGAGTCCAGCTCCAAGGGCTCACTGCTTGGGTTAAAGTACCTGTGTGGAGGAATTGCAATGCTTACAGTGGCAAGAGACATGTTTCCCAAGCAATGGGGCAGCTTCCAGTGTTCCAAGCACTGAAGTCATATGATGTCCAAGCATAACCTACAGTTTCTTCCAGTATATTAACATGGGGtcactttatttctgtttttataaaatgactCTTTATCTACACATCTAGCGTACACAATGGCAACTGGAGGCATTGAGGAAAGAAGCTGGCTCCGAGTTTTAGTCCAATGGGCCATCCACCATCATTCAGCAAGATTATCAAGAGCTAAGACTGGGTTTGTGCAATGACTCCAAAGGAAGCAGAAGCTTTAGCATGCCTAGTCTTGGGTAGTATAGCGTTGGGGAGACTCTTCCTCACCTAAGGTACAGCACCCAAGGCTTGCTCTTAGAGCCCAAGGAATGCATATAAACAGCCTAGGAAACATGTATTCTGAAAGGCAacatatttcacttttatatttcttggattatttttcctttcttccagatCTTTCTGTCCTTATTTACACCCTGTATGTCCACAACGCTTCCACCTACGCAAGATCCCCAAGATGTACGTGAACAGAGTTCACACTCAAATGCTCAGAACTCTCTGCCAGTGACTCATCCTTCCTCACTGCTCACTCGTTTTCCATGATCCCTGCAGAACCCTGGGCCCCCTGTGCCCACATCTAATTAGGGCTCCACACAATTTCCCCTTCTACTGCTCCTCCCTGCTGGGGGCCATGCAATTATGGGTGGACTCCAGCCGCACTCTCTCACTCCGTGCCTGTTTTTATCTTAGTCTCTCCTTGTACAGCGTGAACCTGTCAGGCTTAGGGGGTAGGGAGTGCTTTTTCCGTTAcctgtttattaaaaaaagaacaaaatagtttTCTTCCTAATTAATTACAGTTCCTGGAAAGGCCCATGACGCACAGCTAGTCAGTAACTTTCCATAAATTTCATGTCTGTCTCCTGGCCACCCAGCCCCCTGGGGCCTTGGTGCAGCCTAAATGGATAGGCCCCCGTGTCCTTCCCAGCAGCAATACAACTGCTTGGCCCAGCTGTGCAACCCACCTCCCCCTTGACCCCTGGGCACCTGGGACTCAGGTTCTTACACCACCTAAATATCCTAAATATGATGACTGCCCTGCTGGGTCCATAATCCCCCCGCTCCAGGCCACTCAGGCCTGCTGGGCCCCACAATCTAACCAAGAAGGTTCTCTTCCATGCTCTTCTGCCCTCAGCCATCTCCCTCTGTCCTGTCCAGGACAACAGATAACTCTTCTCTGACATTCTTCTCCAAGTTCCTTCTGCTCAACCTACCTCCACCCTGGTTAGCTTTTGAGGCTTCCCATAATGTGGCCAAGCTTCCCTCCCAGAGGCCCCTGGGCTCCTGACCCCAGGCTCCTTCCTGCCTTTGCAGCTAGTGCTTCGGACACTGGGTCAAGCCATTCAATTGCTTCCTTCTGAGCCTGAAAGCTGGTACCTGGGCAGCAGGCCCAAGAAAGCATTTTCTGCCCCTGCCAGGTGAACAGCAGGAAGCCCTCCCAAACACCTCAACCAGGACACCAGTACCTGTTGGACACGTTGATGATGTCCCGAGTACGCAGGTGTTGCTCCTCTACTTTGCCAGCCAAATAAATGGAAGACATGGCAACCAGATAAGGGTCATAGGCATCCAGGTTGATCTCGCAGAAGAACTTATGGTATATGGTACAAGCAGTGGCAATGGGAATGGACTGCATCCCTAGCTTGACACCTACAGAGAGAAAGCAGGCAGGAGAATCCTTCAGTCCAATGCTCATTCACACACTGCTCAAGTGAGGGAGCTGCTGGAATAGGCCCTAAGGGTGCACACCCTAAGCAGAgaagaccaagaacaattagccTTGCCACTCCTTGCTGCTCAGTCTCTTGCTGGGTACCCAGAATTCTCAGACTCCAGAAGGTTAGCAAAGATGCTGGGGATGAGACTGCAATGCAGATGCCCTTCAGGAAGACTGGGGCTCTGAGACTGTGCACTTCTGACAAGGCCCCAGGTCCTACCCACACTATGGTCTGCAAACCAATAGTGTGGGTAGGACCAACCCAATAAGCAAAGGTTCTGACTATTGCTCAGTTACCAACTGGCATATGGGCTTCTGCACAGAAGCTTGGAAAGGACCAAGGACTGTTGTGTATCTGTTTTCACCCAAGCAGGCACTGAGCTGGAGGTTACTCACCCCACAACCCACCTAACAAAAATCCTGTTAGGAAGACAGGAGGTAAaagccctgggggggggggcatcaaAAAATGCTAGACATTCCAGTGTTATAGTTAAACATTACTCTCACCACTGGTTTCCTAGTCCACAGATATGGTCAGAAAAGCAAGCTGATCAGAGCAACCAcaggcagagaagagaaaaagcaacATTTATGGCCATGGACATGCCCCAGAGAAGGAGTCCAACTCATTGAGAAGTGAGCAGAACTCAAAAATCACAGatgaaggggctgggattgtggcttagcggtagagcactcgcctagcacaggcgggacccgggttcgatcctcagcaccacataaaaataaaggcattgtgttgtgtccatctacacctaaaaaataaatattaaaaaaaatcacagatggaGTGGAGTGGAGTGGAGGGGTCAGGGCTTAGCCTCTCCCCTCTCACCCTCTAAACAGTTCCAAAGGGAATTAATGTGCTGGgtcccaaaaccaaaaccaatttGCAATGACTAGATTAACAAGAGAAAGTTAACAGATGATGTGGAGAGCAACCAGTAAATAATCAGACTGCTCTCAGCATTCTCTATCTAAGAAGGCAGATACTGTCTAAGGATACTGTAACAAATAACCACTAATTTCAGTGGCTGAGAAAACATACACTTATGCTCTCCCTATCCTGGAGATCAGAGTTAAAAATGAGACTTAGGGGGCAAGTCAAGGTGTCATCAGGGTTGGTTCCTTCTAGAAGATACAGGAAagaatctgtttccttgccttttctagCTTTAGGGGCCTCCCACATTCCTTGgctcctggccccttcctccataTTTAAAGCTAGTGACACAGCATCTTCTAACACTGCTTTGGTTGCTATATGGCCTTCTCCTCTGTGACCCCCACTGCTTCTCTTTTGTATGGACAGATGTAGTGAAAATAGGCCCACCCCCAATAATctaggataatctccccatcttaAGGTCCTTAACtgcatctgcaaagtcccttttgctaTATGACATTCACATGTCCCAGAGATTAGGACAGGGACATCTTCAGGGAACCAGTATGTAGCTTCTACAAAGGGCAATGGTATATACGATGCTTATAAAGCAGCCCTTCGAAAACACCTAAAGAGTATGTTAAGGTCTAAAAATCAGATAATTCCTACATGGGATCTCATGCCAGAAAATGCGAGATAAGGTAGTGTTACTAGCCTGACCGTCTGAGCAGATGGAAGGTAGCCAGATGGAGGGGGGCAACACATCTTTCCTTAATAAACTCTACAACTCTTGTAAATTTACAAATCACTGGGATTAGCAGGTCTGAGGCCATTTCCTCAGACCCTCTGAACCACACTGACTTCAAAGCATACGTGCCCAAGCCTGTGCTCCAAGAAGTACACATAGTGTCAAGGAAATCATTGTTAGCCAGCTTAACAAGATactactgaaagagaaaaagtgtTTCTATAGAAATCCCTGTGGCTTAGTTGCATCACTCTGGAAGCTGGCTGCCCAGCACTATGGTAGATTTAGCCAAGACTCAGAACTCTAGCTGCATCGTGGATGCCCAAAAGCATGCTGCAAAAGGCTCCTAGAGACCAAGTGCCAATCTTCTAGCATGCAGGGATAGGCGTGGCGGAAGGCGTGGCAGAAGGCGTGCCGGACACTACAGAGTAGTGGGCTCTCAGACTCGGGCCCCGCCTAGTCCAGTCCCTAACCACATCCGCTCTTTGGGCCTGCGCGCTCTTCTGTGCAAGGGGGATACCAGCGCCTCCCTCGCATCTCAATGCCTGGTACACATGGCAGACCGGAAAGGCAGAGGCCCTCAGTCCTGAGCAGACCTCCCAGCGTCCGCTAAGGCGGGTCACGCTGGCAAGGCCTGGCCTCTTCCCTTGGCCCAGCCGCGCTTTCTCTGCAAAGCAACGGCCTGCAGGCTGGGCGCTGTGATTGTACAGCTCCGCGAACCCCGGTTTCCATGCCCCGTCCATGCAGGAACTGCCCTTTCCCTGGCGGCGGTTACCTGCCTCCATGATGAACCTCGTTACTCGGAAGTGCACCCTTGCCTCCGGCGCCGGCCGCCCCTGGGCCCCAGGCGCCACTGCCCCTCCTTCGAAGCTCTCGGGGCGAACGGTTTCCATGAGGCCCCGCCCACGACcccccagaggaaggagaagcgCCCCCGGCGCGCCGAGGCCGGCTCCGGGGGGGTCCTCGCGGCGGGCGCGGCCGCCCCGCCCCGTAGGCCCCGCCCCGGCACGCCTCCTCAGGTGAGCGCGGCTGCGCAAAGGAAGGCGATTCAGATAAGTGCGCAAGCGCAGGCGCAGGCGCAGAGGTCGACACCTCCTGGAGGCCTCCTTGCGCGCCTGCTCACCTCCGGACACCGTACAACCAGTCGGGGGGAGGCGCACGCCCCGCCCCCTGGAGACACACCCCCTCCACACTCCACTTGCCGGATTTAGGCGTCCAAGTCACGCCCCTGGGAAAGTCATGCTTTGCCTGTGGGAGACACAAGTTCTGTCCCAGGGAGCGGCAACCGACCGTGCTACTCAGCGAGGACTCAGCGAGGTCATGGAATGAGGGTTGGGGCAGGAGGGCACCTCCACACACCCTAGCGGCCAGTCCCCGCATTCCGACTAAGGCATCGCCCTGGCTAGTGGCCCAGCATGGCTTAGGACAGGGAGAGCTGTAGCATCTGCCAAACACGGCTAAGGGCGTTTATGAGCGTGCCTTTTGAGGCATCAGTGTCTGAATAGGCAGCTGCCACTAATGGGAGATGTTAGTGTTTGTAAAACCCAAATCCAGATTTGCAAGAGTGTTCAAACATGCAGATGAGACCTGATGGAAAGACTGTCGCAAAATGTGAGGAGGACCTTTTCTAAAGGAAGCATTTGTCTGGATCTAACAGGCACCACGCATCTGTTAGGAATGTAGTTTTTGCTCACTTTTcaagcctggcacacagtagcttaataaatattgaaagGATGTTGACTATCAAACTCACATATTTACCATTCTATATTTCAATCGTGTCTTCCACAAGCAAGAAACTGTGCATCAGGTGTTAGGGACAGAGAGCACCAAAGGAACGCCCAAGCTAGAGACAGTCACTTGGGTCATTCTGACACATTCAGAAAATTACAGTAATTGGAGACCACTGAGAATGCAGAGAAGAAAAAGCTGCTGATCCCTAGGCCCTTCTGCCTAGGTGATTCTATCTCATGATGCTGTAGAAATCTCCACCTCCTACCTATCCAACTTGTCCAACCTCAATCTCCTTCCTTGGCACCACTATATCTTTTCTCGATATCACTGGCTAAGTGTCCTGGGGCAGCTGTAACAAATGACCAGGTGGCTAAAAACAGCAAAATTCTGGTGGCTAGAAGTCTGAAATCGAGGTCAGCAGGGATGTGCTTGCTCCAGAAGCTTTAAGAGAGGATTCCTCCTTGTTCTTCCAGCTTCTTGTAGCCTGAGTTGTTCCTGGACTTGTGGCAGCATCACTCTAATCTCCACCTCCATCTTCACCTGGCCTTCTCCCCTCTGTGTGATTCTGTCTTCTCATCTGTGTCTTATATGGACAACTGTCATGGGATCTAGCCAGGATGACCCCCTCTCAAGATCCCTGTCTTCATTGGTCAATAATGCCAGATTCattccagtctttttatttttttatttgagacagggtctcactaagttgcccagggtgtcCTTGAACTTCCagtttgcctcagccttccaaatagctggaattacaggtgtgtgccaccattcctggctcccTGAATGATtcctattctcatttttttcacattCCTGAAACTGTAGCTCAGgcacatttaaaattaaagatcaaaaatccactgggggaaaaaaagattcctATCTTCACTACATCCGTAATGACTCTTtgccaaataaagtcacattcacaTGTCCATTAGGACATGGACATATTTGGGGGGACTGCCATTCAGCCCATGACACCAGTTGCCAGAGTAAGCTTCCTAAAATTTGAGGCTGGAAGGGCCCTGGCCCTTCCTAGCACAGTCCAGGGATCCTTCACTTCAGGGGAAAGTCTGACATGCCAGTCCTTGCACAGTCACCCTGTTGACTGGCCAGCCTTAGGTCtcaccatttttttctctcatgatGTTATGATTTAGACATGAAAAGTTCCCCtcaagctcatgtgtgaaacaatgcaagaatttttaaagatgaaatgattaaatcatgagaggtgtaacctaatcagtggattaacccactgattccTTCAGTGGGTTTAATTGGGTGGTAATTGTAAGCATGTAGGAGGTGACTGGTGGAAGTAGGTCATGAGGGGTGGACCTTTGGGGTTAATACTTTGTCCCTGATGAGCGAAGCTCTCTGCTACCTGGTTGCCATGCCTGAGCTGAttctctccaccacacccttctgccatgatgttctgcctcatcctgagcccagagctatggagtcaggtaaccatggactgaatctctggagccatgagccaaaataaacttttccttttctatgttgTCAGGCCTTATGGTCATAGTGATGCAAAACTGGCTGAAATACATGACAAGGGTCTCAGGCAGCTTCCCCAAAGGAGTTGGTCTCCCATCTTAGTGTCTTTGCCTGGTGAAAGGATTTCTGCCCCACATGCTTCTCCCCAACTTGCTCTGGGGTGAATGTGCATAGAAGGGCACATGTATGAGTGAATTGAGTGTCTCTAGGGCTCCCAGCCCCCTGTGTTGTTGACATCTGTACTGCCTTGGGCATTCTGTCATATCTGTCTCTTCTCAGGCTTTGAGCAATCCCACCCTCTTCACAGCCTGAGGCTGAAAACCAGGAAGTGCCCAGAACACCTGTCTCCATTCAGCCTCATGGTCAAGGCCAGGTCCTGTGTTCCACCAGTGTCCTGAGACAAGCAAACTGCTGTTAAACTTGGCAGGTTCAAGTCCATGCTCCCTAAAAGGGCTTCTCACCCCACCTCTACCACACATCCATTCACACtacatatgcacacaaacacatacaacaTGCATCCctgtgcgcgcgtgcgcgcgcgcacacacacacacagaaaaaaaaaacatgcgtgtgcacacatacacactccaAATCATATGGCCCTTCCCTCTGGTCCTGGGCCCACTGACCCTCCCATCCTGTCCACATGCTGGGTTTGCCTCTGGGCTTGCTGGTTAAACAGCACTGTGGGaactcctccttctcccctgggCCTTCTGTGGTGTGAAGAGTGTGGGCTCAGCAAGCAAGAGGGGCCTGTGAATGTGATTCGAGGGAATGACTCAATgaacacatgaatttttaaagcCCTGGGTCACAGGGCACTCTCCTGGCAAGCAGCCTCTGCACAGTggttgatgaattaataattcacGAGCCACCAATCACAGTCAGCAAACCTCTAGGCAGTCCCTCCTGTCCCACTGACAAGCCACACCCACTGTATGGGCCCTCAATTCCCTGCCACCTGTCACTATTATCCCAAATGTGGTATCTCCCCTCTAATCCCCCTAGATCCCTCATCCTTGGCTCAGACAGTGAGCTCCTTGAGGGCTGACGCCTGGGTCTCATCTCCAGGCCCAGCATCTTTTTTTGCTGCTCAACAAAGGTGGGGTGGACAGTCACAATCAGAAGAGATTATatcatccttgccagcacttctTTATCTAACCCTCACCACATGCCCTCCACATTGATTAAGTCACAGCCACCTCTTCACAATGGTGCTATTATCAAATGGCTGAATGACTCATTTCAAGGAATCTGACTCTGAGGCTGAAGCGCAAAGGAGGAAGCACAGGGCAGACTGTGCACAGGCAGAGCCCCCCCACCAAGCCTTGGTGCTCTTCAAAATGCAGCActgtcctgcctcacctgcctCCTGGCAGCTGTTCAGCAAGGAGCCTCATCACAATCCTTGGAAACTTCTCTTCACCTGACAGCCCTGCTTCTTCTTTACCTCTCCACCAGCATCTCTGTGCAAGCCCTGCAGTCCCCTCTTTGTCTTCCCTCCCTGTCCTTCCTCTCTTGTCCACTCCACATCTCTGAAGCCACCGTGTCTTTGGACTCCACAGCCCCTCTACTGTGGCCCCTGCCTTCACTGCATGCCACAGTCTCTCCATTGCAGGGACCTGCACAGTCCCACTGCCTCCTGCCAGCAGCCCTCATTTGCAATTGACGCCTGTGTAGTAGAGCCAGGCTCCATAGTTTGATGTGTAACTGCTAGCAACTTCCTGAGCCTtgctctccttctttcccttctgccCTGCATCTGGGAAAACCTATAAGAAAGCCTCAACACCAGTGGAAAGTTCAAGCCACGCATGGGAGCCCTTGCCCTGGCCCCATCCCTGGTGCTGAGAAGACCTCTGCCAGTCTCCTTGCCCTCTCATTCACAGCCTGGGAGGCTGTCTGCTCACCCCAGAGGGCCTCATCTTAGGAGTGATGATATTTTCAATATCCTCTTGGGAGTGTTGGGGGTGGTGCCAACAGTCAGTTGAATTTCAAACAGACAGGGTCCACCCTGTTCCTGCAGAGTGACCACAACACACTCCCTCCTGCCAACACTTTCTCTTCATGCATTACAGGACCCTACTCTCCTGGCTCCCTTTCTACCCTCCTGGCCACTCCTTCCCAGGCTGGACCTCCCCCTGCCCAGACCTTGCCCATTGGAGAATGCATCTCTCTTCATATACCCCAGTGGCTGCAATGCCCATGAAGGGACAATGAGT
Coding sequences:
- the Ccnq gene encoding cyclin-Q isoform X1; amino-acid sequence: METVRPESFEGGAVAPGAQGRPAPEARVHFRVTRFIMEAGVKLGMQSIPIATACTIYHKFFCEINLDAYDPYLVAMSSIYLAGKVEEQHLRTRDIINVSNRYFNPSSEPLELDSRFWELRDSIVQCELLMLRVLRFQVSFQHPHKYLLHYLISLKNWLNRYSWQRTPISVTAWALLRDSYHGGLCLRFRAQHLAVAVLYLALQVYGVEVPAESEAEKPWWQVFSDDLTKPIIDNIVSDLIQIYTMDTEIP
- the Ccnq gene encoding cyclin-Q isoform X2, which produces METVRPESFEGGAVAPGAQGRPAPEARVHFRVTRFIMEAGVKLGMQSIPIATACTIYHKFFCEINLDAYDPYLVAMSSIYLAGKVEEQHLRTRDIINVSNRYFNPSSEPLELDSRFWELRDSIVQCELLMLRVLRFQVSFQHPHKYLLHYLISLKNWLNRYSWQRTPISVTAWALLRDSYHGGLCLRFRAQHLAVAVLYLALQVYGVEVPAESEAEKPWWQIYTMDTEIP